A genomic region of Vitis vinifera cultivar Pinot Noir 40024 chromosome 7, ASM3070453v1 contains the following coding sequences:
- the LOC100249066 gene encoding ADP-ribosylation factor 1 isoform X1: MGLVISRLLKMLFAKREMRILMVGLDAAGKTTILYKLKLGEIVTTIPTIGFNVETVEYKNVSFTVWDVGGQHKIRPLWRHYFQNTQGLIFVVDSNDRERILEAKDELHRMLSEDELRDATLLVFANKQDLPNAMSVSEITDKMGLHSLRQRRWYIQSTCATSGQGLYEGLDWLSSNISSKAR; encoded by the exons ATGGGTTTGGTGATATCTAGGCTTCTGAAGATGCTCTTTGCAAAGAGAGAAATGAGGATTCTGATGGTGGGTCTGGATGCAGCAGGGAAAACAACCATCTTGTACAAGCTAAAACTTGGGGAGATTGTTACTACTATTCCAACCATTG GTTTCAATGTGGAAACTGTTGAATACAAAAATGTTAGCTTCACTGTGTGGGATGTAGGAGGACAACACAAG ATTCGGCCTTTATGGAGACACTACTTTCAGAACACTCAGGGTCTTATATTTGTAGTTGATAGTAACGACAGAGAAAGAATCTTAGAAGCAAAAGACGAGCTTCATCGGATGCTGAGTGAG GATGAACTACGTGATGCAACACTGCTTGTGTTTGCTAATAAGCAAGATCTCCCAAATGCCATGAGCGTTTCTGAAATCACTGACAAAATGGGCCTGCATTCGCTGCGTCAGCGCCGCTG GTACATCCAGAGCACTTGTGCCACATCCGGGCAAGGACTCTATGAAGGTCTTGATTGGCTATCCAGCAACATTTCTAGCAAGGCAAGATAA
- the LOC100249066 gene encoding ADP-ribosylation factor 1 isoform X2: MGLVISRLLKMLFAKREMRILMVGLDAAGKTTILYKLKLGEIVTTIPTIGFNVETVEYKNVSFTVWDVGGQHKIRPLWRHYFQNTQGLIFVVDSNDRERILEAKDELHRMLSEDELRDATLLVFANKQDLPNAMSVSEITDKMGLHSLRQRRWYIQSTCATSGQGLYEGLDWLSSNISSKA, from the exons ATGGGTTTGGTGATATCTAGGCTTCTGAAGATGCTCTTTGCAAAGAGAGAAATGAGGATTCTGATGGTGGGTCTGGATGCAGCAGGGAAAACAACCATCTTGTACAAGCTAAAACTTGGGGAGATTGTTACTACTATTCCAACCATTG GTTTCAATGTGGAAACTGTTGAATACAAAAATGTTAGCTTCACTGTGTGGGATGTAGGAGGACAACACAAG ATTCGGCCTTTATGGAGACACTACTTTCAGAACACTCAGGGTCTTATATTTGTAGTTGATAGTAACGACAGAGAAAGAATCTTAGAAGCAAAAGACGAGCTTCATCGGATGCTGAGTGAG GATGAACTACGTGATGCAACACTGCTTGTGTTTGCTAATAAGCAAGATCTCCCAAATGCCATGAGCGTTTCTGAAATCACTGACAAAATGGGCCTGCATTCGCTGCGTCAGCGCCGCTG GTACATCCAGAGCACTTGTGCCACATCCGGGCAAGGACTCTATGAAGGTCTTGATTGGCTATCCAGCAACATTTCTAGCAAG GCATAA
- the LOC100243912 gene encoding uncharacterized protein LOC100243912, which yields MNATTRKVTQTTNEQGDLETRVDTVECRSSPGQVQETRRAEVVHQPHPGSATTGGVLVDAAAAVANTLQSAKDAVSQK from the exons ATGAATGCAACGACCAGGAAG GTGACTCAAACTACCAATGAACAAGGTGATCTGGAGACAAGGGTGGATACAGTTGAGTGCAGGTCATCCCCTGGACAAGTTCAAGAAACAAGGCGTGCGGAGGTGGTTCACCAGCCCCATCCCGGTTCCGCCACCACCGGCGGAGTACTGGTTgatgctgctgctgctgttgcAAACACCCTTCAGTCTGCTAAGGATGCTGTTTCCCAAAAATAA